The following proteins come from a genomic window of Hevea brasiliensis isolate MT/VB/25A 57/8 unplaced genomic scaffold, ASM3005281v1 Scaf63, whole genome shotgun sequence:
- the LOC110631546 gene encoding pollen receptor-like kinase 1, translating to MPVRGGHAAPQTRAPPFIATMAFIDKPLFLLLFLILSSMHFVVSLGLTDAEILLKFKGSLSNASALVSWSDNTNPCTGDVSNWNGVICLKSSVRGLQLEKMGLTGKIDVETLKGLSDLRTLSFMNNGFDGPMPELKKLRSLRAIFLSNNHFSGEIPSDAFEGLLKLKKVHLAENEFTGAIPSSLATLPKLLELRLEGNKFTGKLPNFSESNFESFDVSNNELEGPIPTTLRKMDSKSFSGNKDLCGQPLSHCNSNGESNSKKPPLASIVGVGIVLAVALAAIVAAAFILLQRRKRTSESIEAPPPPSNHQKKTGSKELDQSQGGSSSEQPLTGGKKAEITKLSFVRNDRERFDLPDLLKASAEILGGGCFGSSYKAALSTGPVMVVKRFKQMNNVGKEEFHEHMRRLGRLRHPNLLPLVAYYYRKEEKLLVTDYIENGSLACHLHGQPSMDWATRLKVAKGVAKGLSYLYRELPSIIAAHGHLKSSNILLNQSYEPLLADYGLVPVINQEDAQELMVAYKSPEYLQLGRITKKTDVWSLGILIVELLTGKFPANFRPQGITTEEHLASWLNAVPQEQWKNQVIDKEISGTKNSECEMLKLLKIGMTCCEGDMEKRLDLKEAVKRINEVKEKDSDEDFYSSYASKGDVKSTTEMSDDFTLS from the exons ATGCCTGTTAGGGGCGGGCACGCCGCCCCACAAACACGCGCGCCACCCTTTATCGCCACCATGGCTTTTATAGATAAACCcttgtttcttcttctttttctcattCTATCATCAATGCATTTTGTTGTCTCTTTAGGATTGACAGACGCCGAAATCCTTCTTAAATTCAAGGGTTCTCTATCCAATGCGTCGGCATTAGTCAGTTGGAGTGACAACACCAATCCATGCACAGGGGACGTATCAAATTGGAATGGTGTTATTTGTCTTAAAAGTTCCGTTAGGGGTTTACAGCTTGAGAAAATGGGATTAACAGGCAAGATTGATGTGGAAACTCTAAAAGGTTTGTCAGATTTGAGAACTCTTAGCTTCATGAATAATGGTTTTGATGGTCCCATGCCTGAGTTGAAGAAACTCAGGTCATTGAGAGCCATATTCCTGTCAAATAACCATTTTTCCGGGGAGATTCCAAGCGATGCTTTTGAAG GTTTGTTGAAGTTGAAGAAAGTACACCTGGCAGAAAATGAGTTTACAGGTGCCATTCCTTCATCGCTTGCCACTCTGCCAAAGCTTTTAGAGTTGAGGCTTGAAGGGAACAAATTTACAGGGAAGTTGCCGAATTTTTCAGAAAGTAATTTTGAATCATTCGACGTATCAAACAATGAATTGGAGGGGCCAATTCCTACAACCCTTAGGAAGATGGATTCCAAATCATTTTCTG ggaacaaagatttaTGCGGGCAGCCACTGAGCCATTGCA ATTCAAACGGTGAATCTAACTCTAAAAAGCCCCCCTTAGCAAGTATAGTTGGGGTGGGTATCGTTCTGGCGGTAGCACTAGCAGCCATCGTTGCAGCTGCCTTCATCCTCCTTCAGCGTCGGAAACGAACATCCGAATCAATAGAGGCCCCACCACCACCATCAAACCATCAAAAGAAAACAGGTTCTAAAGAATTAGACCAGAGTCAAGGGGGTTCATCATCAGAACAACCGCTGACTGGGGGAAAGAAGGCTGAGATAACAAAGTTGTCTTTCGTGAGGAATGACAGGGAAAGATTTGATTTGCCAGACTTGTTAAAAGCCTCAGCTGAGATTTTGGGCGGTGGCTGCTTTGGGTCATCCTACAAGGCTGCTCTTTCAACTGGACCAGTTATGGTTGTTAAGAGGTTTAAGCAAATGAATAATGTTGGCAAAGAAGAATTTCATGAACATATGAGGAGGTTAGGGAGATTGCGCCATCCTAATTTACTGCCTCTTGTTGCTTATTATTATAGGAAGGAAGAGAAACTCTTGGTCACAGATTATATTGAGAATGGCAGTTTAGCTTGTCATCTTCATG GCCAACCGAGCATGGATTGGGCAACCAGATTAAAGGTTGCCAAAGGAGTAGCTAAAGGCCTCTCATACCTTTATAGAGAGCTTCCCAGCATAATAGCAGCTCATGGCCACCTTAAATCATCTAATATTCTTCTCAATCAATCCTACGAGCCCCTCCTTGCAGATTATGGATTAGTTCCCGTTATCAACCAAGAGGATGCTCAAGAACTCATGGTTGCATATAAATCACCTGAATACTTGCAACTAGGTAGGATTACCAAGAAGACTGATGTATGGAGTCTCGGGATATTGATTGTTGAGCTTCTAACTGGAAAGTTCCCAGCAAACTTTCGGCCACAAGGTATAACAACTGAGGAGCATTTGGCAAGTTGGTTAAATGCTGTTCCCCAAGAACAATGGAAGAATCAAGTGATTGACAAGGAGATTAGTGGAACAAAGAATAGTGAATGTGAAATGTTGAAGCTACTGAAAATTGGGATGACTTGTTGTGAAGGGGATATGGAGAAAAGGTTGGATTTAAAGGAGGCTGTTAAGAGAATTAATGAAGTGAAAGAGAAAGATAGCGATGAAGATTTCTACTCTTCATATGCTAGTAAAGGGGACGTGAAGTCTACAACAGAAATGTCTGATGATTTCACTCTCTCTTGA